In Anopheles bellator chromosome 2, idAnoBellAS_SP24_06.2, whole genome shotgun sequence, the genomic stretch GTTCAGCTCGCATCGGTGAACTCCACATTGTTCGCGATTTCAGCGTGAATATTTCACATTacacgttttgtttttattgcattcgtTCAGTGCGCCTTATCCGCATCACCCTTTCGATTggcaccaaacaaacatcgcTCATCAAAGCAACCTTCTCACGCCACGGGACAACCGAcaattttactttatttttattggaaaGATGATCCGCGCGCGCTGAGGATCGGTGGCCGCGTTAAAGATATTTTTAACCTTCAATTTAACTGCTATTGCCACTTTCGCCCAGGTCTCTCGTGTACCACGTATAGCATTTTTAACTCGTTTTCTCCTGTTTTGACTATTTTTTAAGGCAAACACTATGTCACTGCACTGGTCACAATCGGAAAGTGCATGTAAACACCGTACTTCCTTTGGCGTCGCTGGCCAGAAAGCAATGGCCCATAATGTTTTCGGTATAGTTGCGTGTGTGCTCGCGTGTGTTTGGGTTGTAGTTTCTCCtcaaaacattattattttgccTGCCCCCCAGCGGGCGGTCGGGATTCGTTGAGCTTTCCAACCCCATCCGCGTTTGGTTCCGCTTTTACTCTTCCACCCGAAACAGTTTTAACAGGCAAAACGCCACCTTTATCATGTTTGATTATCCTTTTCACGGTTCACCGAGTCGGAAGTGGCCTGGAAGTGGGAGAAAGAAATTCCTCAGTTCCTTGGCGCGCCGTGAGAAACTAGAATCGCGTTTCTTACACTGTTCGCCcgtaaagaaaagaaagaatgtGGCCGTAATTCACGAACCGTTTTTCACACCGCCGCCCCTTCTGCCGCGGAGCAAAAGAgcgaagcataattttatgctcccTTTTTCCCAATTGGCGGACCCTTCTTGGGTACGGCCATGACGAATGACgttttgtgcatttttatttttgtcttttcACATTCCTCCTCCGATTCTTCCTGAGCTTTGCCGTTGCacctgtgtgcctgtgtgtgaggACCGTGTGTCCGTTCACCTTCTCACTTTCAGCTCcccatacgcacacacacatcaCTCGTCTCGCGATCCGATCCATCGGTGAGAGCAAAGGACAAAACGGAAGTGGCTAGGACGCGAAAGCACGGCAAGGAATCGAGATCTTTCGAAGCTGTTTCTTGCGGGATTGCTTCCCAAAGCAGGCGAACGGTGAGAGGGGAACGCAAAACGTCACCTTTttctccacacacacactcacaccgTAGGGAGCAAGCGAGCAACAAAAGGTGTGTCGCACCTTCTCACTCGCGCTCGCTTGCTCACCTGTCCACAGCCCATTCGGCGATTATTTCCACAGCCCTTTTTGAAGACTGAAGCACGCCGAAAGGTACTTTATTCACCCAAATTCTATCCGCGCACTGATTGGGGCCACTTTGCATGTCCCCGGCACACGGCTACCCACCGCCAGGCGCATGCTGCAATCATGGGGTGGCGATGCGTACAGGGCATTTTTGTCTCACCGTATGCtgcaaacaaaccgacgaGCGGAGTGGCGCCCCATCGCTCGTGGGAACCATTTTTGGGGTGGAATTCGCGAAACAACTGGACACTTGCCGTTTCCGTACCAAAGCTAAGAACGGCCAATTAGCGACCACCCACCTTTTGGATGCTTTTGCCTTCTCGGTCACTGTCTTCAACACAAATCGCGCGACTCTGctgctccgttccgtccgACTTCTGGCTGCGTACTACTACTACGACTACCTCGGAGCATACTCCACACGCAAACGCTCCGAGGACAGTGTTGAAGTATGCAACGATTAGCCTGCTACGACGATGACGcagggaaagaaaacagattttCTTCACGCTTTCGCACAGGAACCGCCGCAATCACCACTACCGCGAGAGGTAGAACACTGGGATGAATTCTTCCGTAGCGTTCGTCCTTGTGGTATCACAAGCGGTTTGGTACACCTATTTTCGTGGCAACCATTCCTtcaatggtttcgattttcctgctTCAAAGTTCCGCGTTTAATTGCGAatgtaaaatgaaaatgaacaGTAAAATGTAAGCAAACAAACTGTCAGTTTATTTGCCACGGGAAAATGGCGgcttttcgccttttcgccgtttcgccTTCCTGCAGATTTAATGTGACGGTTTTTTCTTATATGCTTCACAACAATTGATCGAGTGAATCCGAGTGATTCCAGCCAAATCCGTTCCTAAGGGAAAGACACAATATTTATCAAGCTGTTGATTGAAAGAGAAGTTGTTGCTAGATTGAGTTAGTTAGTAAGATTAGATAGATAGGTAGATTTGTTAGATTGGCGCTAGTTAGATTATTTGCTGGATAGAGTTAGTGAGATTAGTTAGATTAATTAGCGAGATTGAGATtttgccgatcgattgatcttGATCAAACCCAAATCAAATATAAACAGTTCTTTTTAGACCTTTAGATTTTGAATTCATAccaaaaatgacaatttcTCGCAGTTTTGATGCTGTTCTGTTAGCTGCGTTCTTTTCGCCAGGAATGTCAAACCAATATGTACGCAGCCCCCGTGTGTCTGTTATCAGTTTTGAGTGCCGCTTTTTTCACTGGAAACACCCGAAAAAGCAGCCAGCAAATCTGCTCCTTACTGGTGCCAAATCTAGTTTCGTTGACTCATTAATCGGCCGCCACCCACCGCGCAGATGAACCATTCCACCGAAATCATCCTCACAATATCCGGCATCGTGCTGGTGCACGGTTTGATCTTCTACTTCTTTCTTAGCAAATCGCGCCTCATCAAGGGAAAACATGTCGTCGTGACCGGCGGTTCCAGTGGAATCGGATTGTGGGCGGCGGTCGAATGCGTGCGATTGGGTGCCCACGTTACCGTCGTAGCCCGCAATGTGCCACTTCTCGGTAAGAACGCGGGAGCAAAGTCCATCGTGCGTTGTATTATTATTCCTCTCTTTTAGAGAAAGCCCTGCAAGAACTGGAAAAGTGGCGGGTTCGCGACACTCAAAAACTCCACTTCCGTTCGTTGGATCTGTCGCGCGATTACGAAGCGGTCAGCAAAACGCTGGATGAATTGGAGCGTGACGTCGGCCCAATCTATATGCTGGTCAACTGTGCAGGTATGGCCATCTGTGGTACCGTTGAGGACACATCCGTCACGGACGCTCATCGACTGATGGACGTTAACTACTTCGGCACGTACTATCCGACGCGTCACGTGCTTCCAAAGATGAAGGCAGCGGGTGATGGAATCATTGTTATCACCGCTTCCCAGGCCGCCCTGATGGGTGTGTACGGGTATGGGGCATATGCGGCGTCCAAGTTTGCGCTGCGCGGACTCGCCGAAACCATCGCCATGGAAGCACGGCACCGCGGGGTTAGTGTGACACTGGCGCTTCCGGCCGATACCGATACGCCGGGcttcgaaaacgaaaatcgCAGCAAACCGGAAGAGACGAAGatcatttccggttcgggcgGGTTGGCGAAGCCACAGGACGTGGGCCGCAAGATTGTGCAGGATGCGCTTAAGGGGTCGTTCTTCTCGATTAGCGGTCTCGAAAGCTGGGTGCTGAGTATTCTGTGCGTTGGAATGGCACCGTGGAAGGGACCGCTGTTGTGCTTCGCACAGTGCTACCTTCTCGGGCCACTCCGGTTGCTCGGGCTGGGATTGCAATGGAACTTTCAGCGCATCATCAAGAACTGCGCCAAGCGGCGAGAGCAAGCCTAGGCCGGAGACAGCGTTgcaaaagcacaaaacaaaacccacgaAAACACAGTGAACGATTCCACCAATAAGTATTGTAACCTAGTGAGGAAGAAAAATACCGTATTTATGGGCAACAGCACTTGACAAATCTTCTTTTACTAGCCAAATTCCTAGAGGTTGACACGTTGATCGTGGAGGtcaaaaaatacacaaaccTGTAGCAGAAACGTGGGCGTCTTGTTTGCTCCTTTCCATATCACAAACACGCTCGGTGCAAGTAAAAGGCAAGGATTGaagcttttttatttattcatcaatttGTTAACTAACTTACCACTTCTATAAGGTTCTTTATACACGTACAATATTAAACTATGCGCTTCACATCAACATTTAAATCACCTTTTCGAATCGAGCGAACCAAACAGAGCGTACACAAACGGGTTTTGAGTATAAATTCTATTTGCTTCCAggtgaatatttttatttatcctagtttcgccatttttacaCAAATTCTTCCTCCATAACAATTTtaagtgttgttttttgcagtACTATGCATGCTTCATAGAAATAGATCGATTGGTGTACAAAAAGAGCAGAggcgagcgatagagagagagagagagaggggggaaAATAGGATGTTCCGGATACTTATCTTATCgaatggaaaacataaaacaaatagaagAAGCGAAGGGAAACAGAATAAAGCAGATCAACTAATAACTCTCTTACATTGAACGTTAGAAACTTGACAAACGCAAAGAAGACCGATAGGGCATATCAAGAAACTCGCGATCGACGAGCATCGCCGAACGAAAGGTGACCCTCTAAACGTGCGATCGTAACAAGTTCCTCCTGTttttgaaaggaaaaatacAATATATTTcgaaatttttcaatttcgtgcTTACCGCCGTTTGCTGCGGCAACAGTTACTTATGGTCACTTGATACGGCGGGTGGCGGTTTTGATGCGCCGTTgcccggccggtggtccgTTCGGGGTCGAGTTGGTGCCGATGCTGAACGTTGGCATACCGGTCGGGGCACCAAAGACGGGTGCCCCACCAAACGTCGGTGCACCACCGACGGGTGCACCAGCGACCCCTCCGAATGATCCACGGCCGGCGGCATTAAACGTGAACGGTGCCGGAGCACCGTCCGCTTGCTGTCGCTGCTGAGGCTGCGGTGCTACGGTGGCCACATTGCCGGCCGAAAAGCTAAACGGTAACACCACATTTGGCGGCGGCCCTCCTGCCGGACCCGAGATTTGCGTGGAACCGAACGTAAACGGTCCACCGGACGTGTTGGCCGCTGGTTGCTGTGTGTTGTTGCTGGCACCGAACGTGAACGGAGAACCGGCCgacggttgcggttgcggagCACCGAACATCGGTGGATTGCTGCTAGCTACATTAgtaccaccaacagcagcgccaccaccaccgaaggcgAACGGTTTGGCCACAGGACTCGACTGCACGTTGGAACCGAGATTAAAGTTAAACCCTCCGGGTGTCGGCCCTGCTGTTTGTGCCGTGGCTACTGTGCCCGCACCGAACGTAAACGGTTTGCTCGACTGtggctgctgtggctgctgtggctgctgggactgttgttgctgttgttgttggccactgCCCAAGCCATTCGTGAGACCGAACGTGTTACCATTGCCGACGACGGGTGTTCCAAATGTGCTGCCAACCGTTGCAGATCCACCAATACCGCTGTTGGCATTGTTGGTGGCTCCGAACGTGAAAAGAGCACCACCACTGGGACCGGATGGCGCCGTGGGTCCATTCGGTGCTCCATTAACCGGCTGTGTCGATGAGCCAAAAATATTGGCCGGAGCCGTGGCTCCCGCCGAACCCGTATTGGTGGCGGCGCTTCCGAAAATTGAACCACCAGTGGAGCCGGATCCGAACGTTGGAACGGCCGATTGCGTTGCACCGAATGCTGGTGGTTGGCCGCCGAAAATGCCACTTCCAGGTGCCGACGGTTTTGCTGTTGCACCGAATGTAAAGGGTGCCTTAGTGGTCGCCGGTTGTGTTTGGTTGCTGTTTTGCAATCCCGAATTGCCCCCGAACGTTGAGCCCAGTGTAGTTGTGCCGTTGCCGACCCCTTGTGGTGCACTGTTGGTTGCCGCTACGTTCGGGTTTGGTGTGGCCGAATTGTTGGAGTTTTGCGACCCGAAAGTGAATAATGCAGCGGAAGCGGCTGTGTTAGAAGTTCCGGTCGAGGGCGAAGCGAACAGATTTTGTCCATTCGGAAGTGCCGTGGGCGCCGTGGCTGGGGTGGTGCTTTTGGCACCAAACGTGAAAGGCAACGGAGCATTGGTACCGGCCGCCGTAGGTATGCCTACTGTAGATCCACCGAAGATGGAAGTGGACGATGCGGCACTAGCTGTTGCCGATTGGGCTGTTTGGGATGCAACGGCAAAAAGATTCGCCGCCGCAGGAGCTGCTCCctgtgccgctgccgctgctgttgcttgaGGATTGTTACCGGAGGAAGCCAAGGATGCACCGAACACGTTCGGAGCGGAAGCTGCGAAcaggtttgttgtttcgctaGTTGCCGTTGCTTCTGCCGCCTTTGGTCCACCGAAAGTAAACGTAGCCGGCACACTTGTAGCTGTCTTGCTGATGGTATTACTGCTGGCCGGAAGTGATGCAGGAGTGCCTCCGAAGGAAAATGTGCTCGGCGACAACGTTGCACTGGATGGAGCAACACCCGGCGCTGTCGATTTGGCAACGGCACCGAATGTGAAtgcaccggaagctgccgtTGCAGGCGTTGCAGTAGTAGTCGGAACGCTTGGTTTGACCGTACCTCCGAAGGTGAAGGTACTTCCGGTTGATGGAGCTGCCGTGGAACCAAACACCGGGGGCGCCGGGGCTGTCGAAGTACTGGAAGAGGACACCACAGCACCGAAGGAAAACGTGCTTGGGGAGGTTGTTTCCGGTGCAGCCGAAAATGTTCCACTTCCGACaacattcgtcgtcgtcgtcgtcggtacgGTCGTTGAAGGGGAAGCACTGGAAGTGGCCAATGGGGATTTGAACGCACTAAAAGTGCTTTTACCAAAGGTTGGAGTCGTGGCCGAGGTCGCTAAGGTGGTACTGGTGGTTGCAGCAGCACTGCCAGTAGCAGAAGCTCCAAATGTAAACAAGGATGCAGCAGCGGGAGTTTGCGATGGAGCTGCCGTTGTCGTTGTGGTGGCATTTCCCGCACCAAACTGCACCACCGGTGAAGTAGGTTTTGCACCAAACATGGGCGTGGTGTTCGAGGTCGCACCGAATCCTCCTGGAGCGGGAGAGAAGGAAATCAGATTGCCCGGGGTTGGTGCTGCTCCGCTGGGCATCGAGGTCTTTGCAGTTGGCGTTCCGAAACTAAAGGTCgctgctggggctggtgtCGATGATGCTGCGGATGTTGTTGTCGGGTTGACCGGTGAATTGACGGGTGCAGCCGATGAGGTCAGTGTGTTTGTTCCCTGCGCGTCggtcgctgctgttgttgctgttacCGTTGCCGATGCCGTGGAGAGTGGCGTTGGGCCGAATGTAAAGGCAACTTGTTTCTGGCCAACCTCTGCTGGTTTCGCAGTCGATGTTTTCGTGCCGAGCGTGGCCTCCTTTTGTGGAGTTGACAAAACCGCGCTCTTTTCCGGCTGCTGTGTCACGGTCTTTCCTAGACCGGCGTCTTTAATCGGATTATTCAGTAGTGCCGATATTCCGTCGCCGGGCGATGTTGCCGTTGGCGTCGACTGGTTCACTGTAGGTGCTTTAGAAGTTTCTGATTTTCCTGCTTTGTTTAACTTGGGTGCGTCTACTGTGTCCTTCGGGGTtgtgaaagcgaaagcagACTTGATTCCTGACACTGTTCCGCTACCAGACACCGCCGTTGCTTGCGGTGTTTTCGGCGTCATTGTTGCCACTTCTTGCACGacttcctcttcttcttcttcgtcgtcctctCCCAAGTCACCGCTCAAACACTTCAGCATAACGGACAGCTTCGAGGGCGGCGGTTTCTTGAGCGGATCACTACTGGCCGTTCCACCGGACCCGGATATTCCTGATGCAGATTTTTCCTTCGGCTTCACAAAGtgcacccggccaccgcctTCAGCACCTTCGTCCTCTTCACCATCACTGGTCACTGTCACTCGTGGCGCCGTCTTCGGCGACGCCTTTGCATCGTACGGCCGATTGAACAGCGTTATCTTTGGTGGTACCCGGTGATCTGGCTGAGGACTGTCCGTCGATGCCGATGGTCCCGTTCGGTGAGGCCATGGTGGCACGGATAGGGGTGTTGATTTTGCGTTTTGCAACGCACCG encodes the following:
- the LOC131209631 gene encoding 3-ketodihydrosphingosine reductase: MNHSTEIILTISGIVLVHGLIFYFFLSKSRLIKGKHVVVTGGSSGIGLWAAVECVRLGAHVTVVARNVPLLEKALQELEKWRVRDTQKLHFRSLDLSRDYEAVSKTLDELERDVGPIYMLVNCAGMAICGTVEDTSVTDAHRLMDVNYFGTYYPTRHVLPKMKAAGDGIIVITASQAALMGVYGYGAYAASKFALRGLAETIAMEARHRGVSVTLALPADTDTPGFENENRSKPEETKIISGSGGLAKPQDVGRKIVQDALKGSFFSISGLESWVLSILCVGMAPWKGPLLCFAQCYLLGPLRLLGLGLQWNFQRIIKNCAKRREQA
- the LOC131207044 gene encoding nuclear pore complex protein DDB_G0274915, producing the protein MFTRDTKGAPATPVAGDTRNVNKPKQLSSLTRTASLSRSSLHTTPIAESTHIGLFGSPGPSIGASRGEGVWNGSAGASASTSTGQFKRKPTSPLSNSRTLFKSSSNLSIFGRTNSQVYTDAQSPGLVNRLVRYYDREQSNGAMNRSHSLSSVYNKPGQFPVVHLRKQELRYGLGGRRKGNLSTFRIPPPEQSVFQVTKRSSILRTGSLLMPGGSETQSYGSSPFGVRGTATVGGVLQRSTTAKPPPLPATAGPGCDESDVENRVITPCAEPEATPTRSVLDALKEISRKRINSEELDADRIKKQCKELSELDAAGSGPPSATAAVATGTLGLAAKRSREQASSTGCGSPSSPSDGSGGTIAAGEQQSLKKRFCSKNNDILSSLSSSLVAVHTPKQRVIAPRAERRLQLTVGSPSLSASLLSSMPTSSSTPLSEATGLPGSSGSLRVDRELADAGGGSDSGSGALQNAKSTPLSVPPWPHRTGPSASTDSPQPDHRVPPKITLFNRPYDAKASPKTAPRVTVTSDGEEDEGAEGGGRVHFVKPKEKSASGISGSGGTASSDPLKKPPPSKLSVMLKCLSGDLGEDDEEEEEEVVQEVATMTPKTPQATAVSGSGTVSGIKSAFAFTTPKDTVDAPKLNKAGKSETSKAPTVNQSTPTATSPGDGISALLNNPIKDAGLGKTVTQQPEKSAVLSTPQKEATLGTKTSTAKPAEVGQKQVAFTFGPTPLSTASATVTATTAATDAQGTNTLTSSAAPVNSPVNPTTTSAASSTPAPAATFSFGTPTAKTSMPSGAAPTPGNLISFSPAPGGFGATSNTTPMFGAKPTSPVVQFGAGNATTTTTAAPSQTPAAASLFTFGASATGSAAATTSTTLATSATTPTFGKSTFSAFKSPLATSSASPSTTVPTTTTTNVVGSGTFSAAPETTSPSTFSFGAVVSSSSTSTAPAPPVFGSTAAPSTGSTFTFGGTVKPSVPTTTATPATAASGAFTFGAVAKSTAPGVAPSSATLSPSTFSFGGTPASLPASSNTISKTATSVPATFTFGGPKAAEATATSETTNLFAASAPNVFGASLASSGNNPQATAAAAAQGAAPAAANLFAVASQTAQSATASAASSTSIFGGSTVGIPTAAGTNAPLPFTFGAKSTTPATAPTALPNGQNLFASPSTGTSNTAASAALFTFGSQNSNNSATPNPNVAATNSAPQGVGNGTTTLGSTFGGNSGLQNSNQTQPATTKAPFTFGATAKPSAPGSGIFGGQPPAFGATQSAVPTFGSGSTGGSIFGSAATNTGSAGATAPANIFGSSTQPVNGAPNGPTAPSGPSGGALFTFGATNNANSGIGGSATVGSTFGTPVVGNGNTFGLTNGLGSGQQQQQQQSQQPQQPQQPQSSKPFTFGAGTVATAQTAGPTPGGFNFNLGSNVQSSPVAKPFAFGGGGAAVGGTNVASSNPPMFGAPQPQPSAGSPFTFGASNNTQQPAANTSGGPFTFGSTQISGPAGGPPPNVVLPFSFSAGNVATVAPQPQQRQQADGAPAPFTFNAAGRGSFGGVAGAPVGGAPTFGGAPVFGAPTGMPTFSIGTNSTPNGPPAGQRRIKTATRRIK